A portion of the Pithys albifrons albifrons isolate INPA30051 chromosome 1, PitAlb_v1, whole genome shotgun sequence genome contains these proteins:
- the SMPD1 gene encoding sphingomyelin phosphodiesterase gives MAVGARSPPGPMARSLSRSLSRSLPLALAALALLALPGPMQAGPPPGPEELLAAAAPRWGWRNVSCPACRVLFGALDLALQLEPNVARVGRLASRLCQDMRLARPPVCRQAVQLFQHDVVAAWARSVLRPPEACGLLLGPRCGHWDILGDWNLSLPSAPKPPVRPPEPPPPGAPTARILFLTDLHWDRQYAPGSAAACPDPLCCRGEPRNAPAAAGFWGTYGKCDLPLHTIDALLAQLPNDSAGDTGNGTAAFAAAYWTGDIPAHDVWQQSRGDQLRALRTVTALLRARLGGLRVFPAVGNHEATPVNAFPPPYVRGNQSAAWLYDAMAEAWQGWLPPSALHTLRAGGFYTAQVWPGLRLVSLNMNFCSQANFWLLINATDPAGQLQWLMGILADAERDGEKVHIIGHIPPAHCLRSWSWNYYRIVSRFEGTIAAQFFGHTHLDEFELFYDEETLSRPVSIAFVAPSVTTYINLNPGYRVYEVAGAYPGSSHAVLDHETFILNLTEANAAPPGTPPRWQRLYRAREAYGLPTAFPGDWDRLVRRLQDDERLFQRFWFHLHKGHPPREPCGGPCKAALLCALRSGRAADPELCRPLRPALPFPRIQELWKQRQLC, from the exons ATGGCGGTCGGGGCTCGGTCCCCGCCGGGGCCCATGGCGCGATCCCTGTCGCGATCCCTGTCGCGATCGTTGCCGCTGGCCCTGGCCGCGCTGGCGCTGCTGGCCCTGCCGGGGCCGATGCAGGCGGGGCCGCCCCCCGGCCCCGAGGAGCtgctggcggcggcggcgccgcgctGGGGCTGGCGGAACGTGTCGTGCCCGGCCTGCCGGGTGCTGTTCGGGGCGCTGGACCTGGCGCTGCAG CTGGAGCCGAACGTGGCACGCGTGGGGCGTCTGGCGTCGCGGCTGTGCCAGGACATGCGGCTGGCCCGGCCGCCCGTGTGTCGCCAGGCTGTGCAGCTGTTCCAGCACGACGTGGTGGCCGCCTGGGCACGGTCGGTGCTGCGCCCGCCCGAGGCCTGCGGGCTCCTGCTGGGCCCCCGCTGCGGCCACTGGGACATCCTGGGGGACTggaacctgtccctgccctccgCCCCCAAGCCCCCGGTGCGGCccccggagccgccgccgcccggcgcGCCCACCGCCCGCATCCTCTTCCTCACCGACCTGCACTGGGACCGGCAGTACGCgccgggcagcgccgccgcctGCCCCGACCCGCTGTGCTGCCGCGGGGAGCCCCGCAACGCGCCGGCGGCCGCGGGGTTCTGGGGCACCTACGGCAAGTGCGACCTGCCCCTGCACACCATCGACgcgctgctggcacagctgcccaacGACAGTGCCGGCGACACCGGGAACGGCACGGCGGCGTTCGCAGCTGCCTACTGGACCGGCGACATCCCCGCGCACGACGTGTGGCAGCAGAGCCGCGGGGACCAGCTGCGGGCGCTGCGCACCGTGACCGCCCTGCTGCGCGCCCGCCTCGGGGGGCTGCGCGTCTTCCCGGCCGTGGGAAACCACGAGGCCACCCCCGTGAACGCCTTCCCCCCGCCCTACGTGCGTGGCAACCAGTCGGCCGCCTGGCTCTACGATGCCATGGCCGAggcttggcagggctggctgcccccctctgccctgcacaccctgcG ggctggtggtTTCTACACAGCACAGGTCTGGCCTGGGCTGCGCCTTGTCTCCCTCAACATGAACTTCTGCTCCCAGGCCAACTTCTGGCTCCTCATCAATGCCACTGACcctgcagggcagctccagTGGCTCATGGGGATCCTGGCAGATGCTGAGCGTGACGGGGAGAAG gtgcACATCATTGGGCACATCCCCCCGGCCCACTGCCTGCgcagctggagctggaactACTACCGCATTGTCAGCAG GTTTGAGGGCACCATCGCAGCACAGTTCTTTGGGCACACGCACCTGGACGAGTTCGAGCTGTTCTATGATGAGGAGACGCTGTCACGCCCGGTCTCCATTGCCTTTGTGGCACCAAGTGTCACCACCTACATCAACCTCAACCCCG GGTACCGTGTGTACGAGGTGGCCGGTGCCTACCCCGGCAGCTCCCACGCGGTGCTGGACCACGAGACCTTCATCCTGAACCTGACGGAGGCCAATGCGGCGCCGCCGGGGACGCCCCCGCGCTGGCAGCGGCTCTACCGCGCGCGCGAGGCTTACGGGCTGCCCACGGCCTTCCCCGGGGACTGGGACCGGCTGGTGCGGCGGCTGCAGGACGACGAGCGGCTCTTCCAGCGGTTCTGGTTCCACCTGCACAAGGGGCACCCGCCCCGCGAGCCCTGCGGGGGGCCCTGCAAGGCCgcgctgctctgtgccctgcgCTCCGGCCGCGCCGCCGACCCCGAGCTCTGCCGGCCCCTGCGCCCCGCGCTGCCCTTCCCACGCATCCAGGAGCTCTGGAAACAGCGGCAGCTCTGCTGA